The following coding sequences lie in one Capsicum annuum cultivar UCD-10X-F1 chromosome 5, UCD10Xv1.1, whole genome shotgun sequence genomic window:
- the LOC107871223 gene encoding leghemoglobin reductase (The RefSeq protein has 1 substitution compared to this genomic sequence) codes for MAIGSLARRKASTILSSSRYVSKYSSYYFSRSFASGSDENDVVVIGGGPGGYVAAIKAAQLGLKTTCIEKRGTLGGTCLNVGCIPSKALLHSSHMFHEAQHSFAQHGVKFSSVEVDLPAMMSQKDKAVAGLTRGIEGLFKKNKVNYVKGYCKFLSPSEVSVDTIDGGNTVVKGKNIIIATGSDVKSLPGLTIDEKRIVSSTGALALTEVPKNLVVIGAGYIGLEMGSVWGRLGSQVTVVEFASDIVPTMDGEVRKQFQRSLEKQKMKFMLKTKVVSVDTAGDVLKLTLEPAAGGEQTTLEADVVLVSAGRVPFTSGLGLDKIGVETDKAGRILVNERFASNVTGVYAIGDVIPGPMLAHKAEEDGVACVEFIAGKEGHVDYDLVPGVCYTHPEVASVGKTEEQVKALGLDYRVGKFPFLANSRAKAIDDAEGIVKVLAEKETDKILGVHIMAPNAGELIHEAVLALHYGASSEDIARTCHAHPTMSEALKEAAMATYDKPIHI; via the exons ATGGCGATAGGGAGTTTAGCTAGACGAAAAGCATCAACAATATTATCATCATCAAGATATGTGTCTAAATATTCGTCATATTATTTTTCGAGAAGTTTTGCATCGGGATCGGATGAGAATGATGTTGTTGTAATTGGTGGTGGACCTGGTGGATATGTAGCGGCCATTAAAGCTGCGCAACTTGGTTTGAAAACAACGTGTATTGAAAAACGGGGTACTCTTGGTGGTACTTGTCTTAATGTTGGTTGTATTCCTTCTAAG GCACTTCTTCATTCCTCCCACATGTTCCATGAAGCTCAACATTCATTTGCTCAACATGGTGTGAAGTTCTCTTCTGTTGAGGTAGATCTTCCTGCCATGATGTCCCAAAAAGATAAGGCTGTGGCTGGCCTAACACGAGGTATTGAGGGTCTGTTTAAGAAGAACAAAGTGAACTATGTTAAGGGCTATGGTAAATTCCTTTCGCCTTCTGAAGTTTCCGTTGACACCATAGACGGTGGTAATACTGTTGTTAAGGGTAAGAATATTATAATTGCAACTGGTTCTGATGTCAAAAGTCTTCCTGGGTTAACCATTGATGAGAAGAGAATTGTATCATCTACTGGCGCTTTAGCTTTGACTGAAGTTCCCAAAAACCTGGTTGTTATTGGTGCTGGCTACATAGGCCTCGAAATGGGATCTGTCTGGGGCCGCCTTGGCTCACAGGTGACTGTTGTTGAATTTGCGTCTGATATTGTTCCAACCATGGATGGTGAAGTTCGCAAGCAATTCCAACGCTCTCTTGAGAAGCAAAAGATGAAGTTCATGCTTAAAACTAAGGTGGTATCAGTTGACACTGCTGGGGATGTTCTGAAGTTGACCCTTGAACCTGCAGCTGGTGGTGAACAAACTACACTAGAGGCTGATGTTGTTCTTGTTTCTGCTGGTAGGGTTCCATTCACTTCAGGTCTTGGATTGGACAAGATAGGTGTTGAAACCGATAAGGCTGGTAGAATCTTGGTCAATGAGCGTTTTGCCAGTAATGTCACGGGGGTATATGCAATTGGTGATGTCATTCCTGGGCCAATGTTGGCTCACAAGGCAGAGGAGGATGGTGTTGCTTGTGTGGAATTCATTGCAGGCAAAGAGGGTCATGTGGACTACGATTTGGTTCCTGGTGTTTGTTACACTCACCCAGAGGTTGCTTCCGTTGGGAAAACTGAAGAACAGGTTAAGGCCCTTGGACTTGATTATCGCGTTGGCAAATTTCCTTTCCTTGCAAACAGTAGGGCCAAGGCAATTGACGATGCTGAAGGAATTGTAAAGGTACTTGCTGAGAAAGAGACTGATAAAATCTTGGGCGTTCATATCATGGCACCCAACGCAGGTGAGCTTATTCACGAAGCAGTCCTGGCCTTGCATTATGGAGCATCAAGTGAGGACATTGCTCGTACATGCCACGCACATCCAACAATGAGCGAAGCTCTGAAAGAAGCAGCCATGGCCACTTATGACAAGCCCATCCACATATAG
- the LOC107871224 gene encoding probable protein phosphatase 2C 49, with the protein MIVKNSSTKMVVVDAEILCQPKVSVDYIGVSTAAAKVVGDEDLEFFDVSATTTVPKSREFRAADLVSADISRTELGVRCSTSTQTTIIDSARSRNVIPAIRSGSYTDIGPRRSNEDEHIRVDDLSDQLGSLYNWPLPGAFYAVFDGHGGSDAAAYVRTNAMRFFFEDANLPQTSVVDQAFLEELESSHFRAFLIADQALADECNVDAYCGTTAITALVLGRHLVVANAGDCRAVLCRKGVAVQLSQDHRPTCLMERQRVEKLGGIIEYGCLNGDLAITRALGDWYMKLPFGSASPLTAEPEVKQMLLTEDDEFMILGCDGIWDVMSNQEAVNIVRGELRVHNDPQQSARELVNQALFKDTDDNLTAIVVCFTSPDHRTPVPSQRPRFRCCSLSEDARKKLQSLLGSN; encoded by the exons ATGATTGTGAAGAATTCTTCAACAAAGATGGTGGTTGTTGATGCGGAGATTTTGTGTCAGCCGAAAGTTTCTGTTGACTATATCGGTGTTTCTACGGCGGCGGCGAAGGTTGTCGGTGATGAGGATTTGGAGTTTTTTGATGTTTCTGCTACTACTACTGTTCCAAAATCTCGTGAATTTCGCGCTGCTGATTTGGTTTCTGCTGATATTTCTCGTACTGAATTG GGTGTGAGATGCTCAACTAGTACTCAGACGACTATAATTGATTCAGCTAGAAGCAGAAATGTTATTCCAGCTATTCGTTCGGGTAGCTATACTGATATTGGACCTCGTAGATCCAATGAAGATGAACATATTCGTGTTGATGATCTTTCAGATCAGTTGGGTTCTCTATACAATTGGCCTCTTCCAGGTGCCTTCTATGCTGTGTTTGATGGTCATGGAGGTTCTGATGCAGCTGCTTATGTCAGGACTAACGCAATGAGATTTTTCTTTGAAGATGCTAATTTGCCACAAACATCTGTTGTTGATCAAGCATTCTTGGAAGAATTGGAAAGCTCTCACTTCAGAGCCTTTTTAATTGCTGATCAGGCCTTAGCTGATGAATGTAATGTTGATGCCTATTGCGGGACAACAGCAATAACTGCTCTGGTTTTGGGAAGACATCTGGTGGTTGCTAATGCCGGTGACTGTCGTGCTGTCCTTTGTAGGAAAGGTGTTGCAGTCCAGTTGTCTCAAGATCACAGGCCAACTTGTCTGATGGAACGACAAAGAGTTGAGAAGTTGGGCGGTATTATTGAATATGGTTGCTTAAATGGTGATCTTGCAATTACTCGAGCCCTTGGAGATTGGTATATGAAGCTTCCATTTGGGTCTGCATCTCCTCTTACTGCAGAGCCAGAAGTTAAGCAGATGTTGTTGACCGAGGATGATGAGTTCATGATACTTGGTTGCGATGGCATCTGGGATGTGATGTCAAATCAAGAAGCAGTGAATATCGTTCGTGGTGAGCTTAGGGTGCACAATGACCCTCAGCAGTCTGCCAGAGAACTTGTGAATCAAGCTTTATTTAAAGACACAGATGACAATCTCACTGCAATCGTTGTATGCTTTACGTCTCCTGATCACCGCACTCCAGTTCCATCCCAGAGGCCAAGATTCAGGTGTTGTAGTTTGTCTGAAGACGCGAGGAAGAAGCTGCAAAGTTTGTTAGGAAGCAATTGA
- the LOC107871225 gene encoding hydroxyproline O-galactosyltransferase GALT3, which translates to MKKYILTRKVGRKKWAGYLLIIGLALVLLVRYSSVEKSYSIVEKSGSSEGESPQKQSAYGFFNDHPDINEGPKDVKLKPVELVTFKEKPRLIDVEGLNDLYCLSNFSREESKALLAWSKMRLLLSRSDGLNGTAEGVKEAAIAWKDLVSFIEKSKASQVETENDDCPYSVTAFNTATLRDGSNLRIPCGLVEDSSITVIGIPDAKQESFQIELVGSKLPEETNRPIVLNYNVILPGENLTKDPLITQNTWTNDSGWGKVEKCPDHGSTDMIKVDGLVKCNAKIFRNYIQETANTTNPSDPKSTNVSNSSAYGAANYPFLEGNPFTATLWAGIEGFHMTVNGRHETSFAYREKLEPWLVSGVNVIGGVDTISILAKGLPVSNDLDLGYDVEHLKAPPTRKKRLVMLIGVFSTGNNFERRMALRKSWMQYEAVRSGEVAVRFFIGLDKNRQVNFELWKEAQAYGDIQLLPFVDYYSLLALKTIAICIMGVKILPAKYVMKTDDDAFVRIDEVLSSLKGKDPNGILYGGISFDSAPHRDKDNKWYISPEEYPPSSYPPWAHGPGYIISRDIAKFIVQGHQERELMLFKLEDVAVGIWVEEFRRKGDKVQYVDNERFYNAGCESGYILAHYQNPRMVLCLWEKLQKEHEPNCCE; encoded by the exons ATGAAGAAGTATATATTAACTAGAAAAGTGGGAAGGAAGAAGTGGGCTGGATACCTTCTTATTATTGGTCTTGCATTGGTCTTGTTGGTTCGATACAGCAGTGTAGAAAAATCATACAGTATTGTAGAAAAGTCGGGCAGCAGTGAGGGAGAGTCTCCGCAAAAGCAATCAGCTTATGGGTTTTTCAATGATCATCCAGACATTAATGAAGGTCCAAAAGATGTTAAATTAAAACCAGTAGAGCTAGTTACGTTTAAGGAAAAACCGCGTCTTATTGATGTCGAAGGGCTTAATGATCTATACTGCTTGAGTAATTTTTCAAGGGAAGAGTCTAAGGCATTGCTAGCATGGAGCAAAATGAGATTGTTGTTGTCTAGATCAGATGGTTTGAATGGAACTGCTGAAGGAGTTAAGGAGGCTGCTATAGCGTGGAAAGATTTGGTTTCGTTTATTGAGAAAAGTAAGGCCTCTCAAGTTGAGACGGAAAATGACGACTGTCCTTATTCTGTAACTGCATTCAATACCGCGACATTGAGGGATGGGAGCAATCTCAGGATCCCTTGTGGCTTAGTTGAGGATTCATCTATTACTGTGATCGGTATACCTGATGCAAAACAAGAAAGTTTTCAAATTGAGCTTGTAGGTTCAAAACTTCCAGAGGAAACAAACCGTCCTATAGTTTTGAATTATAATGTAATTTTGCCCGGGGAGAACTTGACAAAGGATCCCCTCATCACTCAAAATACATGGACTAATGATTCTGGATGGGGTAAGGTGGAAAAATGCCCTGATCATGGCTCTACCGACATGATAAAAG TTGATGGACTAGTCAAATGCAACGCCAAAATTTTCCGAAATTATATACAAGAAACGGCAAATACGACCAATCCTAGCGATCCGAAGTCCACAAATGTGTCAAATTCTAGTGCCTATGGTGCTGCCAATTACCCTTTTCTTGAGGGTAATCCGTTTACTGCAACACTATGGGCTGGTATAGAGGGGTTCCATATGACGGTCAATGGAAGACATGAGACTTCTTTTGCATATAGAGAG AAACTTGAACCTTGGTTGGTTAGTGGAGTCAATGTGATAGGTGGTGTGGACACCATATCGATCTTAGCGAAAGGATTACCTGTTTCCAATGATTTGGACTTGGGTTATGACGTTGAGCACCTCAAAGCTCCACCAACTCGTAAAAAGAGGCTTGTCATGTTAATTGGAGTTTTCTCTACTGGAAACAATTTTGAGAGACGTATGGCACTGAGGAAATCATGGATGCAATATGAAGCTGTGCGGTCAGGAGAAGTAGCTGTCCGATTTTTTATTGGTCTT GATAAAAATAGGCAGGTCAATTTCGAGCTATGGAAGGAAGCACAAGCCTATGGAGATATCCAATTATTACCTTTTGTTGATTACTACAGCTTGCTAGCTTTGAAGACCATAGCGATTTGTATTATGGGT GTTAAAATCCTACCTGCCAAATACGTTATGAAGACTGATGATGATGCTTTTGTACGGATCGATGAAGTTCTATCTAGCCTCAAGGGAAAGGATCCTAATGGTATATTATATGGCGGAATATCTTTCGACTCTGCACCCCACAGGGATAAAGACAACAAGTGGTATATCAGTCCCGAG GAATATCCTCCTTCCTCCTATCCCCCATGGGCACACGGACCAGGTTATATTATTTCTCGAGATATAGCTAAGTTCATTGTTCAGGGCCATCAAGAACGGGAACTGATG CTTTTTAAACTTGAGGATGTTGCTGTGGGCATTTGGGTTGAGGAATTCAGGAGGAAGGGTGACAAAGTACAGTATGTTGACAATGAGAGATTTTACAATGCCGGTTGTGAATCAGGCTATATTCTTGCACATTATCAGAATCCGAGGATGGTACTATGTCTGTGGGAGAAATTGCAGAAAGAGCACGAACCAAACTGCTGCGAGTGA